Below is a window of Spelaeicoccus albus DNA.
GAGAAGATCGGCGTCGCGGAATCGACCGTCTCGGTCCGGCTGCGTCGGTTGATCTCCGCGGGCGTGTTGCGCGGATTCCGGGCCGACATCGACGTGAGTACCTTCCAGACGGCCCTGCAAGCCATGATCGCCGTCCGGCTCCGTGCGCACGACGGTTCGCACGTACACAGCTTTCAGCAGGCCGCCCCGGGATGGCCCGGCGTCATCACGATGTTCCACACCGGCGGTGCCGACGATTACCTGCTGCACGTGATCGTCAAAGACTCGGCCGGGCTGCGCGATTTCGTGCTGCAATACCTGATCGGGCATCCGGCGGTTTTGCACACCGAGACCAACGTGATTTTCGACAGGGTCGACGGCGACGGCCTGGCTGCCGTGATCGGCTAGGGTGATGCCGATGCGACAGTTCCGGCCGACCGCTCATCGCGGCGGAGCCGCTCTCGACGCCAATTTAGGCATCGAGAATACGGTGCGCGCGTTCATGAATGCCCGCAACCTCGGATACACCTATCTGGAGACCGACGTCCGCACCAGCTGCGACGGCGTCCCGTACGTGCTGCACGATGCGGAGCTGACCCGGATGACCGGCATGCCCGGGCTGCTGTCGGAGACGACGTCGCGTGCGCTGGACGACGTGCTGGTGGCCGGGCGCGAACCCCTCCCCCGTCTTGAAGCAGTTCTGACCGAGCTGCCGGATTGCCATTTCAACATCGATTTGAAGGACGACGGCGCACCCCGCCGCGTTGCGGACGTGCTGACCCGTACCGGCGCGGCAAGCCGGGTCACCGTGGCTTCGTTCGACAATCGGCGGCTGCGGTTGTTCCGGCGTCTGATGCCGGACGTCGCCACGTCGGCCTCGACCCGCGAGACGGCGCTGTTCGTCCTGGGCACCCTCCCCCGCCTTCGCCGGAGCGCGGTGGACGGCGGCGCGACCCGCCTCCAGCTGCCGCTGGACTACTCGGGCCTCCGCGTGGTCACTCGCCGGCTCGTTGAGCGGGCTCACCTCGCCGGGCTGGCCGTTGACGTGTGGACAATTGACGACCCGGCAGTCATGAACGAGCTGATTGACCTGGGCGTCGACGGCATCGTGTCGGACGCCGTCGATGTTTTACGGGACGTGGCGGCAGCCCGCGAGCTTTGGCCAACCGGAGCCTGAACCGATAGACTGCCGTGTTGCACCGGAACAAACGCCGGGAGTCGCGCGTTGTCCGAGTGAAGACTTTTCCGCCGCGGATCGCGGCATCATCGATGAGAGGGTAAAGCATGAGCGAGCGCAGCCTCCGAGGGACACAGCTTGGCTCCAGGAGCTTGGAGTCCGATGCCGGCGTTGAGCCGGCACCACGTCAGATTGCCGAATACGTGTGTGCGGACGGCAGCACGTTCACCGTGCCGTTCTCGGTCGAAGCGGATATTCCGCAGACCTGGGAATCGGGCACCAGCGGCCACGGCATCCTCAAGGGGACGCAAGAGGCCGGCGCCGATGACGAGAAGCACGTGCGCACCCACTGGGACATGCTGCTCGAGCGGCGCAGCCCCGAAGAATTGCAGGCGCTTCTGGACGAGCGGCTGGAACTCTTGCACGCCGGCCGACTGCACCAGAGCCCGGCTACCGGCGAGAGCAAGGAATCGGCAAAGAAACCCGCCAAGCGCAAGGCCAAGAAGTAGCAGGTCTTAATTCTTCCGGCGTCGGTTTGCCGCACGCCGCAACGGGCTCGTCAGCGATTTCAGCTGGCGGGCCCGTTGTCGTATCGCCCACGCCGTCGTCAAGACGAAAGCCTCGCCCACTATGGCGCCGGTCATCTTGGAGGTGCCGTATTCTCGTTCGACGAACGTGATGGGCACCTCGGCGATGGCGAACCCGGCAAGCCTGCTGAGCCATGCCATGTCCACCTGGAAGCAATAGCCCTGCGACGAGATGGTGTCGAGGTCGAGCGCCTCGAGCACGCTGCGCCGGTAGGCGCGGAAGCCGGCAGTGGCGTCGTGCAGTCCGATTCCCATGGCCACCCGCACATACGTGTTCGCCGACCGGGACAGCAGCTGGCGACGCCGGGGCCAATTGACGACGCGTCCGCCCGGCACCCACCGCGACCCCAGTACGACGTCCGCGCCGGCAGTGATCGTGTCCAGCAGCCGCGGGAGATCCTCGCTGCGGTGTGAACCGTCGGCGTCCATTTCGACGAACACGTCGTAATCGTGCCCGAGCCCCCAGCGGAAGCCGGCGATATAGGCGTTGCCGAGCCCGGACTTGCGATGCCGGTGCAGTACGAAGACACGGTCGGAATCCGCGGCGAGTGAATCGGCGATCCGTCCGGTGCCGTCGGGAGAATTGTCGTCGACGATGAGGATGTCGATCTCGCGGTCGCCGTCCAGGAGTGCGGTCACCGATGTCGGCAGGGAACGGCGTTCGTTATACGTCGGCATGACGACGAGCGTGCGGCTGCCGGGAACGGTCATCGGGCCCGCCTTAGTGTCACACTGGTCCGATCCGGTGCGGCCTTCGGGCCGAAAAGCTGCTGCAATTCGTTTTCTACTGACCGCCCGGATCGGACCATGTGCGACAAATCGGTCGTGATGACCAAGTACGAACCTACCTGTTGGTACGGTGGTGTCAATCCCGCTCTGACCAGGGACGATGCACGTTTGCGCTGGTCAGACGCACGCTCTGTCGGTGAATATTTCGTAAACCTTCGGCGTGTCCCGTGGCGTGTCGCGATTTTCGTGCTAGCGACTGTCGTCGGTCTCACGCGCTTCGACCCTGTTCGGACATGTGGACCCGCCGACCGCGGCGCACCGTCGACAAGCACGTGGGGCGGAACTCCGGATCGGCCAGGTCCGGCAGGCCCGGCGTGCCGGAGCGCGGATCGGTGCTCCAGGCGGCGATCCGCTCGTCGGCGACCTGTACCAGCAGATCGGTCGGCGCCCAGATCGTGAACGTGGCCTGCGCTCCGGGCACCAGCGCGCCGTCCCCCGGCCCGCCGGCGACGCGTCGGCCGCCGCGGGTGTGGGCAGTGAACGCGGCACGGGCGGAAATTCGCTCATTCGGGTCGTCGGCGAATACTGCAGCGCGCACCGACCCCCACGGATCCGGCGCACCGTCCGTGCCGGCCGCTCCGAACGCAACCGGAATGCCCGCCTTGATCATGCTGCCGATGCGCGCCTCGCCGTCGCCGGGCCGGACGCCGACCGACAGCCTGCGCGAATTCATCTCGGCGATCATGTCGTCGGAGGCGGCGTGCGCGATATCGACGCGGTGGCCGGCCGCAGCAAGCCGGGCTCGGCCGGCAGACTCGGCAGCCGCATCGTACCCGGCAAGCACACGGGCCAGCTGTCCATCGTCCGCCGCCGTGAAGCGGGCTTGCAAGCCGGCCGACGTGGCGGCCGCGATCTGAGCGGCGATGTCACCGTCGTCTCCGACCTCAGCGGCAAAACCGGTCAGCCACGGCGCGGCGTCCTTCCACTCGTCGGCTTCGGCGGCGGTAGACACCTGCGCGGCAATATAGACTGCCGTATCGGATTCCTCGTCGGGCGCGAACCGCTCGACGTCGTCCGCGCCGACCGTGATGTGAACCGCCGCGACGCCGCGGGCGGCACCGGCCGAGGCGGCGTCGGGCGCCGAGCCGTCCGCCAGGGCGTCCACGAACGCCGGCGTCACCAGCGCGCCGTCCAGCTCCACCACCTCCGCGCTGTCGCCGACGGCGCGCGCCGCCTCGTCCGATCCGACCCACGCCACCGAATCGCCGTCGATGAGCATGGCCGTGGCAAAGGGATCGGCCGGCGAATACACATCGCCGCCCAGAAAGAGAGTCTTGTGCATGTCCTCCAGTTTGCCGTGCCGCGCCGTCATGCGCTGCACCCGGTGGCCCATCTCACGTCCGTGAGTCGTGACGGGGCCGGCGCCGACCGAACGGGGATGAGAAATGTCGGTGCCGCCCGATAGAGTCGACGCATGACCGAAGACCCCGCGGCGCCGTCGCTACTCGTGCTGGACACCCCGGCGCTTTATTACCGGGCGTTTTATGCGATGCCCTCGTCGATCACGACCGACGACGGGCAGCCGGTGGGCGCCGTGCGCGGCCTGCTCGACATGATTGCGCACCTCATCGGAACCTACGGCGGGTCACATGTGCTCGCCTGTTGGGACGACGATTGGCGGCCGCAGTTCCGAGTCGACCTCGTCCCCTCGTACAAGGCCCACCGGGTCACCGAGGACGGCCAGGAGACGCCGCCGGAGCTGTTGGCGCAGCTGGACTGGATCCGCACGGCGTTGCGCGCGGCGGACATCCCGGTGGCGGGCGTGCCCGGCTACGAGGCGGACGACGTGATCGCATCGCTTGTCACGGCAGCAGCCGGCGACAAAGTGGTAGTCACCGGCGATCGCGACTTGTTCCAGCTGGTCGATGACGACGTCAACGTCGTCTATCCGGGCAAATCGATCCGCGAAGCCACCCGCATCGATCCGACGATCTTGCGCGACGAGTACTCGGTCGCATCCGGCACGGCGTACGCCGTGATGGCGACGTTGCGCGGCGATCCGTCCGACGGATTGCCCGGCGTGGCCGGCGTCGGCGCCAAAACCGCTGCCAAGCTCGTGGACGCGTTCGGCGATCTCGACGGCATCATCGATGCCGCGGCCGATCCGGTCAAACCGATGACCCCCCGTATCGCTGCGGCGATCGAGCAATCGGCCGATGACCTGCGCCGGGCGTACCGGGTCGTCACGACCGTCAAAGACCTTCCGGTGTCATCGTGGGTCGACGGCGCCGGCGCGCCGGTCGCCGGCGCATTCGATACGGCCGCCGACCGGTCGGCGGCGCTGACCTGGGCGAAGCCGCTACGTGTCGATTCGAGCTTGAGTCGGCTTCTTGCCGCTCGCGACCGCGCTGCCGCCGACGGGGCCGCCGACAACAGGGAGCAATCATGATCTCGAACCAGATCAGCTGGACTGCGGGCGCATTGCTGGCCTTCGATTTGGAGACGACGGGCGTGGACCCCGCCACCGCCCGCATCGTGACGGCGACCGCTGCCGAGCTCGGCCCGGGACCCGATCCGTTGACCCGGGCAATCACCGACACCCGTGAATGGCTCGTCGACCCGGGCATCGACATTCCGGAATCTGCCGTGGCCATCCACGGCATCACGTCGGCGCGTGCGCGGGCGGAGGGCATGCCGGCGGCCGCCGCGCTGCAGCAGATCATTGACCGGATCGGTCAGGCTGCTCGACAGGGAATCCCGGTGGTCGGGCACAATGTCAGTTACGATCTGACGGTGCTGCACGCCGAAGCGCTTCGCTGGCACCTGGATCCACCGAACCCACAGAAAGGCACCCTAGGGTGGGTGATAGACACCCTAGTGATGGACAAACACATGGATCGATTCCGCCGAGGAAAACGTACTCTCGAGGTCACGGCCGCGCATTACGGCGTGCCGTTGACGAACGCCCACGACGCGACGTCGGATGCCGTTGCCGCAGCCCGTGTCGCCGCCGTCCTGGGCCACCGTTACCCCGATTTGGCCGGACACACCGCCGAACAGCTGCACGCGCTGCAAGCCGACTGGAAACGGGAACAAGCGGCGAGCCTGCAATCGTATTTGCGTCGGCACAACCCCGACGCCGTCGTCGACGGTGCCTGGCCGGTGACCCTCTGATGGCCGTCGGCACCTTGTTCTCCCGATTGCTGAACCGCCCGGGCGCTGCGGCCAGCAGCAGCTTCCGGTGGGCGCACGCCGCATTGAAGCAGATCGGCGACGCGGAGAAAGAGCTGAAGAAACTCAGCGACGATGAATTGCGCGACGCTGCCGGCGACGTGTACGGCGACGGCGAACCGACGCGCGCCCAACACATCGAATTCGTCGGCATCGCCCGCGAAGCCGGGCGGCGCGCGCTCGATGAACGCGCATTCGATACGCAGATCCTCGGCACGCTCGGACTCTTATCGGGCCACGTGGTCGAAATGGCCACCGGCGAAGGCAAGACTCTTGCCGGCGCGATGGCCGCCGCCGGGTGGGCGTTGGCCGGCCGCAGTGTGCATGTGCTCAGCGTCAACGACTATTTGGCCGGGCGCGACCGCGAGTGGATGCTGCCGCTGCACGAAATGCTCGGCGTCGCAACCGATTCGATCGATCAGAACACTCCTGCCGATGACAGGCAGCGAGCCTACGCCGCCCCGATCTGTTATGCGGCCGTCAATGAGGTCGGCTTCGACCTGCTGCGCGATCGCTTCATCGAACGCGACGCCGACCAACGCATCGAAGAATTCGACGTCGTCCTTGTCGATGAGGCCGATTCGATCCTCATCGACGAGGCGCGCGTGCCGCTCGTTTTGGCCGGCAGCACGAACACCGAAGCGTTCGACGCCGAACTTCCGCGGATCATCGCGGAGCTGGATCCCGACGTGCATTACGAGGTCAGCCCCGACAACCGAGCGGTCAGCTTGACCGGAGCCGGCCTGGACGCCGTCGAAGAACGACTGGGCGGTATCGACCTTTACGGCGACGATTCCGACCGTCTTTCAGCCGTCAACATAGCGTTGTATGCGCACGCCCTGGTCCACCGCGACGTCGACTATCTGGTGGTTGACGGGCAGATCCGGCTCGTCAGCGATTCTCGCGGCCGCGTGGCGCAGTTGCAACGTTGGCCGGACGGGCTTCAAGCGGCTGTCGAAGCGAAAGAAGAAGTCAGCGCGACGGCCAGCGGCGAGATCCTCGACTCGATCACCGTCGAAGAGCTGATCAACTCCTACCGCAGCATTTGCGGCATGACGGGGACGGCGGTTGCCGTCGGCGAGGACTTGCGCGAGTTCTACGGGCTCGAGATCGCCGTCATCGATCCGAACGTGCCGTGCGTGCGCGACGACGAAGAGGATCGGATCTACGCCACCACCGCGGCCAAGGACAAGGCGCTCATCTCCGAAGTCCGCAAGCACCACCGACTCGGCAGGCCCGTTCTGATCGGCACGCGCAGCGTGGCCGATAGTGAACGGCTTGCCGAACAGTTGACGTCCCGGCGAATCGACGTCGAGGTGCTCAACGCGAAAGACGACAAGCGCGAGGCCGAGATCATCGCCAAAGCCGGCGCCAAGAGTGCCGTGACCGTGTCGACGCAAATGGCCGGGCGCGGCACGGACATCCGTCTTGGCGGCGACGAAGTCGTCGACTTGGGCGGCCTCGTCGTGATCGGCGCGGGACGCTACCACAGCTCCCGGCTCGACGATCAGCTGCGCGGCCGGTCCGGTCGGCAAGGCGACCCGGGCAGTTCGGTCTTCTTCACCAGCCTCGACGACGACTTGTTCCGGCGCGTGCCGGAAGCGTCCAGGCTCGCGGACGCCGCCGACGAGAGCGGCCGTGTCACGCACCGCCGTGCCGCGCCGCTGTTGGAGCACGCGCAACGGATTCTGGAAGGCGAGAACACGGCAATCCACCGCGACACGTGGCGGTTCAATCAGTTGGTGCAAAAGCAGCGATCGCTTGTGCTCGATAAGCGCGAGGGCATTCGCCATGACGGGGTTGGCCAAAGCGAAGTGATTGAGGGCGCCCGCGATTCGATAGTCGACGACGCGATCGAGGAATTCGGCGAAGCGGCAGTGCACGCCGGACTGCGCGACGCGCTACTGTTCCATCTGGACGAGCGGTGGGTCGAGCACTTGGAATTCCTGAACGATCTTCGCGAAGGCATCCACTTGCGCAGCTTGGCCCGGGAAAAGCCGCACGAGGCGTTCAACATCGAGTCCATCAAGGCGTTTGAAACGTTTTGGCCCGATGTCCTCTCCTCGACGATCGACACCGTGAACAACGCGGAATTCAACGAGAACGGCATCGACCTGGTCGGACACGGGATGCGGCGGCCGAGTTCGACGTGGACCTATCTGACCACCGAGTCGGTGTCGAGCTCGGACATCGAATCGTTCGTCCGACGGCTCGGCAAGAAGGGCTGAGCGGGACTACTCCAGGGCCTGGCCGACGACCCCGCGTCGCACGACGTCGATTGCTTTTCCGGCGGTGCGGCGCAAGGCCGGGTCGCCGACGCCTCGCAGCTGATCGAGCAGATCGAGAACCTGTTTGGCCCACCGGACGAAATCGCCGGCCGCCAGATCGCCGCCGGTGAGGACGGCGTCCAGTGACTTACCCGACGCCCACTTGTACATCGGCCAAATGATCCCCTGATCGGGCTCGGCCGTGCGCTCGACCCGAAAATCGGACTCGACGGCTTCGAGGGCGGCCCAGGTACCCAGCAGGCCGTCGACGGCCGAGCTCAGGCGCCGGGTCGGGAACCGTGTCAGCATTCCGGACTCCTCGCGGCGGGCCGAATAGACAAGCGTCGACGCCAAGGCGGCGACCTCCGCCGGTTCGAGATCCTTCCAAAGTCCCGCGCGCAGCGATTCGGCTGTGAGAAGGTCCCGCTCGCCGTAGATCCGGCACAACGCGTCAGCGTGCCCCGGCAGGTAGCCCAGACGTTCCAGCACCCCGCACACCCGGTCGAAGACCTTGGCGATCGAATTGGTCCGCCCCTCGATCTGGCGTACCAGCGCATCCGTTTCCCGACGCAACTTCCACCAGCGCTCAGCCCATCGAGCATGGGTCTCGCGTTCGGAACAGCCATGGCAGGGATGAGAGGCGATCCGCCGGCGCAGCGCTTCGATGGCCTCGTCGTCGGCGGACGACCGCGGCGGCGTCCGTCGACGGTTTCGAAGATCGTGCGGCGTGCGCCGACCTTCACGGAGCGCGCTGCGCAACGATGAAGCCAGATCGCGCCGTGATTTCGGGCTGCGGACGTCGAAATGTTTGGAAACCTTGATTCGGCCGACGGGCTCGACCGGATCGACGGCATCCGTCTCGCGGACGACCCGCAGCTGACCGTCGAGCGTCAACACCGTGGGCATTTGCGCATTGCCGCGCTTACTCACGTGCCCGGGCAGGACGACTACCGAGGGGCCGGCTCTCCGGCCCGTGCCGATGTCGATGATGTCACCGGGCAACAGGTCGAGCAGTGACCGGCGCAGCCGGTGCTTCATGCCGCTGGCGGCCCCCGAGGACGCGCGCTTTTCCAGGTCCGTCAGCTCACGTCGGAGAGCTGCGTACTCGGCGAAGTCGCCGTGGTCGCACTGCTGCGCCCTCGCGTAGCCGTCGAGGGCGCTCTCGTTCTCGCGCACCTTCCGCGCCAGGCCCACGACTCCCTTGTCGGCCTGGAACTGGGCGAACGACGTTTCCAGGATTCCGCGTGCCGCCTCACGGCCCACCTGGGTGACGAGATTGGCGGACATGTTGTAAGTCGGTCGGAAACTCGACCGCAGATAGTAGCTGCGTGCCGAGGCGAGCCCCGCCACGCTCTTCGGGTTCATTCCCGGGCCCCACAGGACGACCGCGTGTCCCTCGACGTCGATGCCCCGGCGTCCGGCGCGCCCGGTCAACTGCGTGAACTCCCCCGGCGTGATGTCGGTATGCGTCTGCCCGTTGAATTTCGAAAGTTTTTCCAATACGACGGTGCGCGCGGGCATGTTGATGCCCAGCGACAGAGTCTCGGTGGCGAACACGGCACGCACCAGCCCGGCGACGAACAGCTCTTCGACGAGCTGTTTGAACGTCGGCAGCATACCGGCGTGGTGCGGGGCCAACCCGGACAGCAGACCGGCCCGGAAGTCGTGGAACCCGAGAACGTCGAGGTCTTCGGCCGGCAGCTCCGCGCACCGCTCGTCAATGGTGTCTTTGATGACGCGTTGCTCCTCCGGCGTCGTCAATGTCACGTGCGCCCGCAAGCATTGCTGAACCGCCGCGTCGCAGCCGGTGCGCGAAAAAATGAACGTAATGGCGGGCAACAGCGCCTCGGAGTCCAGTCGCTTGATGACCGCTGAGCGGCTGGGACGGCGCGTGCGGCCCTGATCGCCGCGCCGCAGGTCATATCGCTCGCGGCGGCTGCGGCGGTGCCCCGGCTGCTGCCTGGGTCTGGTCTCCACGGAAGCCAGCTGCTTCAACTGCGGGTTGACCGAGCCGTCGACAAAGAGATCGTACAGGCGGCTACCGGCCATGACGTGCTGAAACAGCGGCACCGGACGGGCTTCGGTGACGATGACGTCGGTCTCCCCCCGGACCTCGCCCAGCCAGTCGCCGAATTCCTCGGCATTGGACACTGTCGCCGACAACGAGACGGTCTGCACGGACGGCGGCAGGTGGATGATCACTTCTTCCCACACGGGCCCGCGGAATTTATCCGCCAGATAGTGCACCTCGTCGAGGACGACGAAGCCCAGTCCGGACAAGGTGGCCGACGACGCGTACAGTATATTACGCAGCACTTCGGTCGTCATGACGACAATGGGGGCTTCGCCGTTCACGCTCACGTCACCGGTCAGCAGGCCCACGCGGTCGCTGCCGTAGGCGGCGCACAGTTCGCCGTATTTTTGGTTGCTGAGCGCCTTGATGGGAGTCGTGTAAAACGCTTTCCGGCCCGATCCGATCGCCAGGTGGACCGCGAACTCGGCAACGACCGTCTTTCCGGCACCGGTGGGCGCGGCGACGAGTACCGACTTGCCGGCTTCGAGGGACCGGCATGCGTCGATTTGAAAATCGTCCGGTTCAAAGCCGAGCGACCGGCTGAATTTCCCGAACTCCGGTTGCCGTGCGCGGGCCGCCTTCCGTGCGGCGGCGTAGCGCTCCGCGGGAGAACTCATGACTTCAGCCTAGCTGTGGGTCACTCCCGTTTTGCATCCGGATCGTTTCGGCCGGCGTCCGCATCGTCGGCGTCGTACTCGTCAAGATCGTCGTCCGCATCCGGATCGACCCAGGTGCCCTCGGCGATGGCCTTGCGCTTGCGGCGTCTGTCGTTCGCCGCGCAGATCACCCAGGCGATGACGAACAAGACGAGCATGGGGACGGCCAGGAAGAACATGGACACGGCGTCCGGCGTCGGCGTCGCGATGGCCGAGAACAGCAGCGTGAGAATGATGATGATGCGCCAGCCCTTGACGAGCGTCTTCGCGCTGAGGATTCCCACCATGTTCAACGCCACGACAATGACCGGGATGACGAAGGCGATGCCGAACATCAGCACAATCATCATGACGAAGCTCAGGTAGTCCTGAGCGTTGATGATATTGCTGGCGCCCTTCGGGGTGAAGCTCGTCAGGCCCTTGACGGCGTTCGGCAGGGCAAAGAAGGAAGCGACGGAACCCAGCAGGAACAGCGGGATGGCCGCCCCCATGAAGCCGAGCGTGTATCCGCGTTCTTTTTTTGTCAGGCCCGGGGTGACGAACGCCCAGATCTCGTAGATCCACACCGGCGACGACACGATGGCGCCGATGAACAGCGACACCTTCAACTTCATGTCGAAGGCGGCGCCAACGCTTTGGAAGTTGACGTCGGCCGTGTTTCCGCGTGCGGCGGCGACTTCTTGGATGGGTTGCTGAAGTATGTAGAAGACCGGATCGTAGAGAAACCAACCGGCAACTGCCCCGAGGACGACGCCTATCGCGGCGATAATCAGACGGTTCCGCAGCTCGATGATGTGCGCTTTGAGGGGCATCCGCCCGTCGGCATTACGACCGCGGCGCGTCACAGTTCGCGCCACCGCCGGTTAACTGTCCGTGTGGCGAGTTGACGAGGTACTGCCGGAGGACTTCTGGTCCTTGTCGACGATGTTTCCTTCGATGGGCCGTTGCGGCTCCCCCGACTCGGTATCGGAGTCGGACTCGTTGTCGTCATCGTCGCGAAGGCTCTTGACCTCGCTCTTGAAGATCTTCATCGACTTACCGAGATTCTTGGCAAGTCCGGGAAGCTTCGGCGCAGCGAAGATCAACACGATGATGAAGATCACGATGAGGATCTGTGGTCCGTCGAACAGTCTGCCCATGGTGTTGTTCTCCTTTAAACGTTAGCTTTCATTGTACGCCATATGGACGTCGACATCACCCGAGCTCCCG
It encodes the following:
- a CDS encoding RNA polymerase-binding protein RbpA produces the protein MSERSLRGTQLGSRSLESDAGVEPAPRQIAEYVCADGSTFTVPFSVEADIPQTWESGTSGHGILKGTQEAGADDEKHVRTHWDMLLERRSPEELQALLDERLELLHAGRLHQSPATGESKESAKKPAKRKAKK
- a CDS encoding polyprenol monophosphomannose synthase, which encodes MTVPGSRTLVVMPTYNERRSLPTSVTALLDGDREIDILIVDDNSPDGTGRIADSLAADSDRVFVLHRHRKSGLGNAYIAGFRWGLGHDYDVFVEMDADGSHRSEDLPRLLDTITAGADVVLGSRWVPGGRVVNWPRRRQLLSRSANTYVRVAMGIGLHDATAGFRAYRRSVLEALDLDTISSQGYCFQVDMAWLSRLAGFAIAEVPITFVEREYGTSKMTGAIVGEAFVLTTAWAIRQRARQLKSLTSPLRRAANRRRKN
- a CDS encoding amidohydrolase family protein, coding for MGHRVQRMTARHGKLEDMHKTLFLGGDVYSPADPFATAMLIDGDSVAWVGSDEAARAVGDSAEVVELDGALVTPAFVDALADGSAPDAASAGAARGVAAVHITVGADDVERFAPDEESDTAVYIAAQVSTAAEADEWKDAAPWLTGFAAEVGDDGDIAAQIAAATSAGLQARFTAADDGQLARVLAGYDAAAESAGRARLAAAGHRVDIAHAASDDMIAEMNSRRLSVGVRPGDGEARIGSMIKAGIPVAFGAAGTDGAPDPWGSVRAAVFADDPNERISARAAFTAHTRGGRRVAGGPGDGALVPGAQATFTIWAPTDLLVQVADERIAAWSTDPRSGTPGLPDLADPEFRPTCLSTVRRGRRVHMSEQGRSA
- a CDS encoding exonuclease domain-containing protein; translated protein: MISNQISWTAGALLAFDLETTGVDPATARIVTATAAELGPGPDPLTRAITDTREWLVDPGIDIPESAVAIHGITSARARAEGMPAAAALQQIIDRIGQAARQGIPVVGHNVSYDLTVLHAEALRWHLDPPNPQKGTLGWVIDTLVMDKHMDRFRRGKRTLEVTAAHYGVPLTNAHDATSDAVAAARVAAVLGHRYPDLAGHTAEQLHALQADWKREQAASLQSYLRRHNPDAVVDGAWPVTL
- a CDS encoding DEAD/DEAH box helicase, translating into MSSPAERYAAARKAARARQPEFGKFSRSLGFEPDDFQIDACRSLEAGKSVLVAAPTGAGKTVVAEFAVHLAIGSGRKAFYTTPIKALSNQKYGELCAAYGSDRVGLLTGDVSVNGEAPIVVMTTEVLRNILYASSATLSGLGFVVLDEVHYLADKFRGPVWEEVIIHLPPSVQTVSLSATVSNAEEFGDWLGEVRGETDVIVTEARPVPLFQHVMAGSRLYDLFVDGSVNPQLKQLASVETRPRQQPGHRRSRRERYDLRRGDQGRTRRPSRSAVIKRLDSEALLPAITFIFSRTGCDAAVQQCLRAHVTLTTPEEQRVIKDTIDERCAELPAEDLDVLGFHDFRAGLLSGLAPHHAGMLPTFKQLVEELFVAGLVRAVFATETLSLGINMPARTVVLEKLSKFNGQTHTDITPGEFTQLTGRAGRRGIDVEGHAVVLWGPGMNPKSVAGLASARSYYLRSSFRPTYNMSANLVTQVGREAARGILETSFAQFQADKGVVGLARKVRENESALDGYARAQQCDHGDFAEYAALRRELTDLEKRASSGAASGMKHRLRRSLLDLLPGDIIDIGTGRRAGPSVVVLPGHVSKRGNAQMPTVLTLDGQLRVVRETDAVDPVEPVGRIKVSKHFDVRSPKSRRDLASSLRSALREGRRTPHDLRNRRRTPPRSSADDEAIEALRRRIASHPCHGCSERETHARWAERWWKLRRETDALVRQIEGRTNSIAKVFDRVCGVLERLGYLPGHADALCRIYGERDLLTAESLRAGLWKDLEPAEVAALASTLVYSARREESGMLTRFPTRRLSSAVDGLLGTWAALEAVESDFRVERTAEPDQGIIWPMYKWASGKSLDAVLTGGDLAAGDFVRWAKQVLDLLDQLRGVGDPALRRTAGKAIDVVRRGVVGQALE
- a CDS encoding glycerophosphodiester phosphodiesterase family protein, which encodes MRQFRPTAHRGGAALDANLGIENTVRAFMNARNLGYTYLETDVRTSCDGVPYVLHDAELTRMTGMPGLLSETTSRALDDVLVAGREPLPRLEAVLTELPDCHFNIDLKDDGAPRRVADVLTRTGAASRVTVASFDNRRLRLFRRLMPDVATSASTRETALFVLGTLPRLRRSAVDGGATRLQLPLDYSGLRVVTRRLVERAHLAGLAVDVWTIDDPAVMNELIDLGVDGIVSDAVDVLRDVAAARELWPTGA
- a CDS encoding 5'-3' exonuclease, with protein sequence MTEDPAAPSLLVLDTPALYYRAFYAMPSSITTDDGQPVGAVRGLLDMIAHLIGTYGGSHVLACWDDDWRPQFRVDLVPSYKAHRVTEDGQETPPELLAQLDWIRTALRAADIPVAGVPGYEADDVIASLVTAAAGDKVVVTGDRDLFQLVDDDVNVVYPGKSIREATRIDPTILRDEYSVASGTAYAVMATLRGDPSDGLPGVAGVGAKTAAKLVDAFGDLDGIIDAAADPVKPMTPRIAAAIEQSADDLRRAYRVVTTVKDLPVSSWVDGAGAPVAGAFDTAADRSAALTWAKPLRVDSSLSRLLAARDRAAADGAADNREQS
- a CDS encoding Lrp/AsnC family transcriptional regulator, producing MTAKNISLDGVDRALLSALSVNARMSGSALAEKIGVAESTVSVRLRRLISAGVLRGFRADIDVSTFQTALQAMIAVRLRAHDGSHVHSFQQAAPGWPGVITMFHTGGADDYLLHVIVKDSAGLRDFVLQYLIGHPAVLHTETNVIFDRVDGDGLAAVIG
- the secA2 gene encoding accessory Sec system translocase SecA2 yields the protein MAVGTLFSRLLNRPGAAASSSFRWAHAALKQIGDAEKELKKLSDDELRDAAGDVYGDGEPTRAQHIEFVGIAREAGRRALDERAFDTQILGTLGLLSGHVVEMATGEGKTLAGAMAAAGWALAGRSVHVLSVNDYLAGRDREWMLPLHEMLGVATDSIDQNTPADDRQRAYAAPICYAAVNEVGFDLLRDRFIERDADQRIEEFDVVLVDEADSILIDEARVPLVLAGSTNTEAFDAELPRIIAELDPDVHYEVSPDNRAVSLTGAGLDAVEERLGGIDLYGDDSDRLSAVNIALYAHALVHRDVDYLVVDGQIRLVSDSRGRVAQLQRWPDGLQAAVEAKEEVSATASGEILDSITVEELINSYRSICGMTGTAVAVGEDLREFYGLEIAVIDPNVPCVRDDEEDRIYATTAAKDKALISEVRKHHRLGRPVLIGTRSVADSERLAEQLTSRRIDVEVLNAKDDKREAEIIAKAGAKSAVTVSTQMAGRGTDIRLGGDEVVDLGGLVVIGAGRYHSSRLDDQLRGRSGRQGDPGSSVFFTSLDDDLFRRVPEASRLADAADESGRVTHRRAAPLLEHAQRILEGENTAIHRDTWRFNQLVQKQRSLVLDKREGIRHDGVGQSEVIEGARDSIVDDAIEEFGEAAVHAGLRDALLFHLDERWVEHLEFLNDLREGIHLRSLAREKPHEAFNIESIKAFETFWPDVLSSTIDTVNNAEFNENGIDLVGHGMRRPSSTWTYLTTESVSSSDIESFVRRLGKKG